One Natronomonas gomsonensis genomic window, CTTCACCCCCGCCCTGCTTGAGGCGGCCATCGAGACGCTTGAGGCGCCGCTTTTCGCCCACCAAGTCGAGTGTCATCCGCTGTTCCAACAGGCGGAACTGCGAGCGATGGCCCGCGAACACGGCCACCACCTGGTCGCCTACACGCCGCTTGCGAAAGGCGACGTGACCGACGTTCCCGAGTTGGTCGATATCGCCGAGAAACACGACGCCACGCCGGCACAGGTGGCGCTGTCGTGGCTGCTGTCGAAGGAGAGCGTCTCGGCCATCCCGAAGTCCGCGACGCCCGAACACATCCGGGAGAACTTCGGGGCGCTCGAAGTGACGCTGGACGACGAAGACGTATCCCGAATCGACGACATCGACCGCGAGAAACGCTACGTCGACTTCGAGGAGGCGCCGTGGAACTGAGCAGTCAGCGTAACTTCGGACGCCTCTCGACGGAACCGAGCGAAAAAACGGTATGCAACGGACGGCCGCCTCAGAAGTAGCGGTCGCCGATGTGGTCTGCGATGCGGAGCGCGTTGGCCTGCCCGGAGTTCGTCGGGTTGGGGCCGCCGACGCCGTTGGCCAGCGCCGAGTGGTCGGCGACGAACAGACGGTTGACGTTCTTGGCCTCGCCGGCGAAATCAAGCACCTTGCCGATTCGCATCGACGACTGCATGTGGAGCAGCAGCGGCGGCCACTCCGCGCGGTGGACGTGGGAGGCGCCGGCGTTCTTGTGGATGTTCGCCGCGATGCGGGCGAGTTCGTCCCGCCGTTCGTCGTCCTCCTCTCCCGGTTCGTAGCGGACCTTCGGCACC contains:
- a CDS encoding aldo/keto reductase, encoding MAVEDLPALGIGTYENTDHEVCANSVETALNVGYRHVDTAEGYDNEAAVGEGIAAADADREDVFLATKVSPDNLAYDDVLDHARASIDRLGVETLDLLYVHWPIRAYDREATLAAFDELYDDSLIRNVGLSNFTPALLEAAIETLEAPLFAHQVECHPLFQQAELRAMAREHGHHLVAYTPLAKGDVTDVPELVDIAEKHDATPAQVALSWLLSKESVSAIPKSATPEHIRENFGALEVTLDDEDVSRIDDIDREKRYVDFEEAPWN